In Terriglobus aquaticus, the genomic window CTAGCGCGTCTGCGGGACAAGCCGCGGCGGACCGGGTACGGCGGTGGCGAATTTGCGCGGCGGTCCTAACTTCTTGCGCTGGCCCGATGGTGCGCCGTTCAACTCGTTCACCAACACCTGTGCCCGCAGCGTAGCGCCCATCACCACCCACATCAGCCCGTTGATCTCCACGTAGCTCCAGCGATCGCCAAAGCCGTTCAGCACCAGCGCCGAAGTCAGCAGCAGCAGCATACCCAGGCCCAGCGCCTCGTAGAGTGGATCCTTGGCCAGCTTCGCCGTACGGAACAGCTTCCAGGACGCGCTAAACATGATGAACAGCATCGCCGCGAAGATAAGGAACCCGATCAGGCCGGTCTCCACCAGCACCTTCACATAGTAGTTGTGCGTGTCCTTCAGGTTGTCCGTGTGCTCGCCGAACTGGAACGATCCGAAGCCGATTCCCGTGACCGGATTCTTCATGAACATGTCGCGCGACTGGGTCCACAGGTCCACGCGCTCCTGTGCCGACGCTTCCAGTTGCCCGTTCGCATCGTGCGTCATGTTCACGCGTTCGCTTACCGCGGTTGGCACCACGGTTTGCCACGTCACCAGGAACACAACCAGCACAACCAGCAGCTTCCGATCCTTCAGCAGCGCCAGTGCGCCAATTGCCACCAGCGTTGCAATGTATGCCGCGCGCGAAAAGGCGTACAGCATCGTGATCAGCGTGAAGCCTGTCAAGACGTAGAACCAGAACTTCGTCTTGAAGCGTTTCAGCACCCGCGCAAACGCCCAGAAGAACATCGCAAACTGCGTCAGGAACGCGGCCAGCTGATTCGGCCCATAGGCAATCGGGCCGCTGGTCCGCTTGTTCTCATCGAACACAGCCCAACTGTGCGATAGGCTCTCCAGCAACGCGCTTCGATCGACCAGCGCCGTGGAGATCGCCACCACGATGAGAGCGGTCCGTATCTGCTTGCGGTCTTCCAGCACCATGCTGGCCGCAAACAGGACCATCGGAAGAATCAGATAGTCCTTCCAGGTGACCAGGTTGGCGTCGTTCAGCCATAGTGGCAATGGAGCGTTGCCCATAATGCCGCCCAGCCACATGGACACATACAGGTAGACCACAAACAGGATCCACACCGGATATAACGCCGAAGGCGGAAGCCGTTTGCCTTTGAAGAACGCCCCAAGGATCACGCAGACCACCAGCAACGTCACCGTCTGCGACGCCAGCGGGTAATCCTCGAAGTGAAATCGCATCGTCCGGTACGGCAGGAACGGCATCACGTAATACATGCCGAGCACCGGCCGCCCGGTAAGCGACACAATGCACATGATCCAGAAGCCGAGGTAAGCGACGATCGGGATGTAATGTCCTAGACCTGTACCCATACCCTCACCACTTCGCCAAAGCCGTTGCCGCAGACCCAGCACCGGCTTTCATTCGCCTCGGCAAAACAGGCCCGCGCGAACGTTGGACGTTCAAACGGGCCTGACGTGCTCCTTCTCTCGAAACGGCCGCCCGCCGGCGGGCACTCGCCCCTGACTTAGCAGCGCACCAGGTTGTCCGCCTGAATGCCCTTCGTCGCGTTGCGCGAGTCCACCACCAACTGGCTTTCCTTCACAATGCGGGCGTAATCGTAGTCCGTGTGATCCGTCGCGATCAGCACGCAGTCGTACTGACCCAGGTTCTCCAGCGGCGTCGACGTCATGTTCAGGTTGTACTTGCGGCCGCGGCCCACCGTCGGGTGGTACGGGTCGTTGTACACCACCTCGGCGCCCTCATCGCGCAGGAGCTCAATCAGGGTCAGCGACGGCGATTCGCGCAGATCGTCGATGTCCTTCTTGTAGCTCATACCCAGCATCAGCACCTTGGCGCCGTTCAGCGGCTTCTTGTGCTTGTTTAGAGCCTTCGCCACCTGCGCCACCACAAACTCCGGCATGGCCTCGTTCACTTCACCGGCCAGCTCGATAAACCGCGTGTGGAAGCCGAACTCCTTTGCCTTCCAGCTCAGGTAGAACGGGTCGATCGGAATGCAGTGACCACCCAAACCGGGGCCCGGATAGAAGGCCTGGAAGCCGAACGGCTTGGTCGCCGCCGCATCGATCACTTCCCAGATGTCGATGCCCATGCGCAGCGCCAGCACCTTCATCTCGTTCACCAGCGCGATATTCACGCAGCGATAGATGTTTTCCAGCAGCTTCGTCATCTCCGCTGCCTGCGTGGTCGACACGCGAACCGCGCGGGTAAAGATGCCTTCATACAGCGTTGCCGCCAGTTCCGCCGCAATCGGCTCGTGACCACCGACTACCTTGGGAATGTTGTGGCGCGCCGTGGTCGTGTTGCCCGGATCTTCGCGCTCCGGCGAGAACGCAACGTAAAACACGCCCGACTCGGCCGGCTCGCCTTCCGGTCCCTGCACCTTCAGGCCCTGCTTGTTGCCGGCCTCTAGCAGCGGAATCAGAACTTCTTCGGTCGTGCCCGGATAGGTCGTGCTCTCCAGCGCGACCAACTGCCCGGCCTGCAGCCAGGGCGCGATCATCTTCGCCGTATCCACGATGTACGACATGTCCGGCTCATGGTGCTCGTTCAGCGGCGTCGGCACGCACAGGATGATGGCATCCATGTCGGTCAGCTTGCTGAAGTCCGCCGTCGCCGTAAAGCCCTTGCTGCGGATGCTCTCGATCTCTTCGGACGGGATGCGGAAGATGTACGACTTCCCCGCCATCAGGCTATCGACCTTTTTCTGATCGATATCGAAGCCCGTCACCTTGAAGCCCGCCTCCGCGAGCAGCATCGACAGCGGCAATCCGACATAGCCCAATCCGATAATGCCGATTGCGGCGCTACGGTTCTTCAGGCGTTCCAGGCGAGGGGCAGACAGGGAGGACACACGAGTGGCAGACATGCTCCGCCCATTATTTCACCAGCCCCACTTTCTCCAATGATTCATTTCTAGTCAAAAGGTGGGATTGCGATTCCGCTACCATGGAATAGCTTGGTTCCAAATCATCTTGGAAGGCATAGAGCCGTCGTGAATCCCTGCGCCGTGCTCATCTGAAAACACCCATGGCACGCTATCTCATCACCGGCATCGCAGGCTTCATCGGCTCTTCCCTCGCCCACAAACTTGTTGAGCAGGGTCACGAAGTGTGCGGCGTAGACAACCTGGTCACCGGCCGGCTTGAAAACCTCGCAGACATTCGCTCCTCGGTCGAGTTCCACCAGGGCGACATCCAGGACGGCGCACTCATGCGCGCCGTTTGCGAAGGCGCCGATGTGGTGCTGCACCAGGCCGCCCTCGCCTCCGTTCCCCGCTCTGTGCAGGACCCGCTCACCTCGCACAACAACAACATCAACGGCACCGTGCAGGTACTGCTCGCCGCGCGCGATGCCAAGGTCCGCCGCATCGTCTACGCCGCGTCCAGCTCGGCCTACGGCGATCAGCCCACGCAGCCCAAGGTCGAGACCATGGCGCCCATGCCGCTCTCGCCCTACGCCGTGCAAAAGCTCACCTGCGAGTACTACATCCAGAGCTTTTGCAAGGTCTACGGCATGCAGGGCGTCTGCCTGCGCTACTTCAACATCTTCGGACCGCGCCAGGCTGCGGACTCGCCCTACTCCGGCGTCATCGCGCAGTTCATCTACAAGATGATGGCCGGCGTGACGCCCACCATCAACGGCGACGGCTCCGTCTCGCGCGACTTCACCTTTGTCGCCAACGCAGTGCAGGCCAACCTGCTGGCCGCCACCGCGCCCGACTCAGTTGCCACCGGCCGCGTCTTCAACGTCGGCACCGGCCACAGCCACACCTTGAACGACCTGTACCACGGCCTTGCCGAAATCCTCGGCTTCCCGCACCCGCCGCAGTACGGCCCCGTCCGCACAGGCGACGTACAGCACTCCCTCGCCGACATCACCCGCGGCCGTGAAGAACTCGGCTACAAGCCCATGGAAGACTTCCGCGCCGGCCTAGAACAGACCGTCGCCTGGTACAAGGAAGAGGCCGCCAAGCAGCAGGACCAGCTCGCCTCCGCGTAAGCCTTTCGCACCCCAGTCAAGACACAACGCCTGCCACTTCCAAGCGGAAGCGGCAGGCGTTTCACATCTGCGAAAGCAAGCAGCTACAACCGGATGCGTGTCGCTGCGATCGTGCCTTTCACTTCCGTCGGTGTCGCCGTGCCGTCCAGGTTCCACACCTTGAAGTCGAACGTCCCGGTGTAGGTCTTGCCGTTCGGCGCGACCGTCACTACCTCGTCCATGGTGAAGTAGTTCGTCGCCGTCGCCGAAGGCGTCGCAGGATTGAACAGCCAGCCCAGGTGGTGCAGCTTTACGCTGCGGCCGCCAGCCGACTTCCACACGCCCATGCAAACGTTGCCGCCCTCCGGGCTAAGAAACGCACTCTCGACCTCGGTGCCGTCGATGTGCCAGGTCTTGAAGCTGTCATTGAAGACGGTGTCCGTGCCCTCAATGGTGTAGATCGCGTGCCACATGCCCACGATGCTCGGGTTGATAAACAAGGGTTCCTCATCTGCGCCGAAGAACAGCGGCAGTTTCGCCGCGCCTTCCCGGGTGCCCTGGGGAGCACCGCATGCCGCATTGGCCCGAGTGGCGAAAGCAGCGAAGCAGAACAAGACGAGAGTGGGAATAAGAACGAGACGAACGCGCAGCTTGCGCACGGCCATTTGCAACTTCATGGGGTGACTCTCCTGTTGTCTTCGGTGCTTCCAACCAATCCGCACCAGAGAACGTCCGCATCCTGGCGCACCCCACTTAGGGAAGCAATGGCCGGCGGGTAACTTCTAGCTCCCCACGTAACCGCTTCGATCATCTCCACTTACTGCTTCACCTCCCCGCGGCAATGCGGCTCAAAGTCGTCGGGCACCGCTCAGTTCCGGTGGTACCATTGCGCCCAAAGCCAGCCGGAATCGAGCCTATGCCCGTACTGCAGCCACAGACGACTATCCGATTCGGCATCTTTGAGCTCGACGTTCAGGCTCGCGAACTCTATCGCAACGGCGTCCGCATCCGTCTTGCTCCACAACCGCTGGACCTGCTCATAGCGCTTCTCGAACAGCCCGGTGCCGTGCTCACCCGCGAAGTCCTCCAGCAGCGCCTCTGGCCTCCAGGCACCTTTGTCGACTACGAGCACGGCCTCAACAAGTCCGTTCGCAAGCTTCGGGAAGCGCTGGGCGACTCCGCCGATTCTCCCCGCTACATCGAAACCGTCCAGCGCTCCGGCTACCGCTTCATCGCTCCCGTGATCCAGCCGGACGCGCCGACGCCCGCAGCGCCGCCCGATCCCTCCCCCACACAAGCGCCACCTTCAACCCCCGCGTCCGCAGACACCACTGCGAAACCAACCGGAGCCGATCGGCCGACCCGCCGCTACCAGCGCTATGCGGCTTACGCCTTCCTGCTCCTCCTTGCAGTGGCAACCGCTACCATCGCCGTCCCGCGGCTTATTGGTTCGCACTCCAGAAACACGGCCGTCCCCGGTCACGACCCCAGGGCACAGGAGGCATACCTGCACGGCCAATATCTCTGGTTCGGCGGGCACCCCTTCGCAGCCTCGGACTACTTCAAGCGCGCCATTGAGATCGAGCCCGACTACGGCGCAGCTTGGGCAGGCATGTCCATGTACTATGGCGCAACGCTCGTCAACGGCCGCATCGATCCCACCGCTGCCCTGGGTCTGCAGCAGGATGCAGCCGCCAAAGCTCTCCGTTTCGCTCCGAATCTTGCGGAAGTTCACCTCGCGCAGTGTGGCTCTCTCTTCCTGAACACCTGGCAATACCAGGTCGCCAACCCGGAGTGCGAGCGCGCCCGCCAACTCGACCCTGCGAACGCCGAGATCTATCACTTTCAGTCGAAGATGCTTGCGGCGATTCACCGTGAGCAGGATGCCGTGGAGATGCAACGAACAGCATCGCGCCTCGATTCGCTCTCAAAGCCGTGGGCCATGAGCCAGGCGCTGCTGCAAGCACGCCGGTATGACGAAGCCTTCGCCGAAGGCAGGGCTCGCCTGGAAGCATTCCCGCACGATCCTCGCCTGCTCTACAACCTCGCGCTCATCTCCCTGTATCGCGGAAATCCCACGCAGTACGCCGACTTCCTCGAGCAGTCCTACCGCTCCGATGGAGACGAAGCTTCTGCCGCACAGATCAGCGACGCATACCGCAGTTCTGGTGTCTCAGGCATAGCCCGCTGGAAACTGGAGCGCCTGCAGCAGCAGAGTCGCACCGGGTACGTATCGGCCTTCCGACTCGCCACCGCCTACATGGCCGTGGGAGACCGCGAGCAGGCCCTCACTCAACTCACCATCGCCGTCCATCAGCATGCACCCGATCTGCTCTGGATACGCTGCTACCCGGAGTTCGACGCCCTCGGCTCCGATCCCCGCTACCAGGCAATCGCACGGCAACTGCCGAGCCGTTAGCCTGCCACGCTCTGCTGAGCCAGTGCACGACCCGGCCGCTCGCCTGAAGCGGATCAGCGTCCCAGGTGCTTCTCGAAAAACTGCGCCATCGCCTCGTCCGCTTCCCTCGTCTCGGGCAGCGTTGGGTCGTTCCAGAACGCGTGCGGTAGTGCTTCAAACACGATCAACTCCGCATCATCACCCGCCCGGCGAAACGCCCGGTGCAGCGTCGCCGTTCCGCTCAACAGCAGATCGCGGGTGCTGGTTATGAACAGCGTCGGCGGCATCCCGCTCAGGTCCGCATAGATGGGTGATAGCACCGGGTCCTTCAGGTCCGTCGTGCCCGCGTACTCATCGTGCGTGCGTGGCTTCGGCACGTCCAGGTGTCCGGCCAGACCGCGCAGGCCAAACAGGGCCTCGGAGTCTCCACGGTTCGCCCAGTCGCCAAAGCCCGAAAAGATGCCCAGCGCTCCCGGCTCGGGCAGGTGAAGCTGCTTCAGCCGCACCGCCACTTCACCGGTCAGGATGGCTCCCGCCGACGTCCCGAAGATACCCACATCCGCAGGCTTATGGGTCTTCAACACCTCGCGATACACCGCGATCGCATCGTCCAGCGCCGCGGGAAACGGATGCTCCGGAGCCAACCGGTAGAGCACCGCAATCGTTCTGGTCCGCGACAACGCCGCCACCGGCACCGACTCCGTTAGCGATCCTGAATCGGAATTGAATCCACCACCGTGCAGGTTGATCAGCACACGGTTCGCATGCGCCGTCGGCAATTCTTTCGGCGTAATCATCCGCACCGGGACGCCAGCCACCGTAGCGGCCTCCACCTGCACGGGGTACAGCTTCTCAAACGCCTTCCCGGCCCCGGCCTGCCACACATCCGTACCCTTGCGCCGATCCTCCAGCGACTGCACCGTCGGGTCGTCCGGCCAGGCCTTCGCCAGGCTGCGTTGCGCCTCCACACTGACGGTGCCCGGCACCGGCACCACCCGGGTCACCTGCGCTGTGCCATCGGTCAGGATCACACTCGTGTCCGCCGCCGGCGTAGCGCTCGAAGTCTGCGCCACTGCAATTGCCCCACCTGACACCATCCCGGCCAGCAACACCACCGCCCCACAACGCAACATCCTCTTCCCCTTCATCGTCCTGTCACCCTGCCCTGCCTCACAAACAGGCGCTCCAATGCAGGGCTTTCCGAAACTCTAACCCGGGTTGCTAAGCCTGCTCCCACAATCCATGCATCTGTACAACCCCTAGGCAGCACGTGTCGGCTAGAACACTCGCGCGGCCGCTGGCTTCCGCATACACTGCGCGAGTGGCCACCCCGCATTCCCTTAAAGTCCTGCTCAGTTCCTACCCCGATCCCGAAGCGGAAAAAGTGCGCGCCAACCTGCTGCGCGTCTATGACTTGTCAGATCGTCGCCACTCGCTTGTTGAGCGACCCGAAGATGCCGATCTTATCCTGATCGGCGGCATCGGAAATGAGTCCAGCCAGGATCGCTACGTGCGAGAAACCCTGCACCATCCGTTAATCAGCCGCTTTCCCGGCAAATGCTTCACCGTCTCCTACCGCGACAAACCTCTTCTGCTCAATCGCGGTGTGTACGAATCCGCACTGGAGAGCCGCTGGAATACGGGCCGGTGCGTCACTGGCTCCTATGCCCTCTCCGGTCACTACAATCCTGCGATTCAGTCCGCCGAGAACATCCCGAAAGACCTTTTGTTCAGCTTTGTCGGTCGCATGTCGCATCCCGTCCGGCGTCAGCTCATGGCGATGCGGTTCCAGCGCGAAGACATCTTCCTGGAAGACACCTCTACCTTCAACTACTGGGCTTGCTCCGAAGAAGTTCGGCAAGATCGCGAACAACAGTTTTCCAGGGTGCTCGCCCGGTCCCGTTTCTGCCTGTGCCCTCGGGGCGTTGGCGCTGGCAGCATCCGGCTCTTTGAAGCTATGCGCAGTGGCGTCGCCCCGATTGTCATCGCCGATCGGTGGATCTGGCCCGAAGGTCTGCCATGGGAGAAGTTCTCGATCCGTGTTGCAGAGAGCCACCTGCATCATCTGGAACGGATCGTCGCCGAGCGCGAAGACGACTTCGCCAGGATGGGAGCCATGGCCCGCCTCTGCTGGGAAGAAACTTTCGCAGATGACACCTATTTCGAGTACCTGGTTAGCCGCTGCGCCGATCTCCGCAAAAACCAGGTGCTGCCCGAAGCGCTCTACTGGTCGCTCCGCCATCTCTACGTGGCGTACACGGAATATTGTCCGCGACTCCGCTCTTACGCCCGCGTCGCTATTGCCCGCGTCTCCGCACGACGGTCTTGATGGTCTCGAACATGACCAGCAAATCCAGACCCAGCGTCATGTGTTTGATGTAGTACAGGTCGTACTCCAGCTTCTCGCGCGCCTGCTCCAGCGTGGCTCCGTACCCGTACCGCACCTGTGCCCAGCCGGTCAGGCCCGGACGAATCAGGTGCCGCAGGTTATAGAACGGCAGGTTTTCCGCCAGGTAGGGCACAAACTCCGGCCGCTCCGGCCGCGGTCCCACCAGGCCCATATCGCCGCGCAGCACGTTCCACAACTGCGGAACCTCGTCGATGCGCGTCTTCCGGAGAAACGTCCCGATCGGCGTCACCCGCGGATCGTTCTTCACCGCCCACTTGGCGCCGCTCGCCTCCGCGTCTGTGCGCATAGAGCGAAACTTGTACACATGGAAAGGCTTGCCACCCATGCCCACACGCGTTTGCCGGAAAAAGATGGGCCCCGGCGAACTGAGTCGAACCGCGAGTACCACCAGCGGAAAGAACGGCAGAAACACCAGCAGGATGCAACCGGCCACCAGGCCCGAAACCAGCACGCGCGTCAGTTGCACGCCGGTCTTCACGCGGAATCCTTCGCCGTAGAACATGGTGCTCGGCTGCAGGCCGGACAACTGGATCTTGCCGATCAGTTGTTCCTTCACTTCGCCCACGCGCTCGACCCGCACACCGTGTAACCGGGCCTGCAGCAACTCGTCTACGGGCATCTGTCCGCGTGCTTCTTCCAGGGCCACAATGATGCGCTGCAGCGGCTTCTTTTCCGCCAGCAGTCGCTTGATCTCGGCACCCCAAACTTCGCGGCGCCTCGTCGCTTCTTCTTCGGTCAGCGGTCGCCAGTCGAGCACTTCCATGCCCACGTCGCGCCGGGTGCGCAGCAGCTCCACGATCGACTGCGCCTGTTCGCCATCGCCCAGGACATACACCCGTTCCCGCAAGCCGGGCAAGTTGACCATCCACACATAGGCGCGCCGCCACAGCATCAACGCCGGCGTTAGCAGCAAGAAACCAAGCGCGTACAGGTTCTGCCGGATCGCGATTTCCGGCCAAAAAAACATGGCCGCCGCGAGCACAAAGCAGGAAAAGCCCAGCACCAGCAGCATGCGGAAGAAGATCTGAAACGGGACTGAGACCGTCTCTGGCTCGTACAGGTCGAAGTAGTACGACAGCAGCACAATCACCAGCGTCAGGCCAGCCAGCTTCAGCCAGCCATCCTCGTACACCAGCGCGAGCGCCATGTCTGGCCCCAGCAGTATCTGGCTCGCCAGCAGAAAACACCCCAGCACCACGATGGTTTCGCCCAACAAGAGCGCTACCACCCGGGTGGGCAGATAGACATTCAAGAAACGGATCACGCCCGGTTCACCCTTCCGTTATCCGTCGTAGCCGTAGTACCCGCCGACCTGGGGGGCGTCCTCGACCGCATTCAGCACCACGCCCACAATCTTCGAAGCTCTCAACTCCTGCTGTGCGCGCTGCGCTACCTCATACTTTGTCTGACCGGCCCGGGTCACCAACACCACTCCGTCACATGCTCGCGCCAGGTTTACGCCATCCGCTACCAGCGTCACCGGCGACGAGTCGATAATGATCCAATCGAAGTGGTCGTACAGGGATCGCAGCAACCCCTCAAACCGCCCATTGCCGGAAAGATCCGCCGCATTGTCTGCATCCGAACCGCTGGGTAAAAACGATAGGGACGCGAAACTCCGATTGAGAGGTCCACTGTCCGGCAGCTGCATCTGTTGCAAAACATCGTCCAGCGATGTTTGGCCGGTAAGGTAATCGGTCAGCCCCGGCCCTTGGTCCGCACCCAGGATGCTGTGCAGCCGTCCACGCCGCATGTCTCCGTCGATCAGCAGCACGCGCTGGTTGCGGAACCGCGCAAAGCCAAGCGCCAGGTTCGACGCAATAAAGCTCTTACCCTCGCCGGGTACACCGCTGGTGATCAGCACCGTCTTCAGCGGGTGGTCCAGCCGCAGTTCGTATAGGCGCGAGCGCAGCACGCGAATCTGCTCCACCAGCGCACCGCGAGGCTCCAGAGCTGGCAGCAGCTTTACATCCGGCTCCCACACCAGCTTGCGAACGCGCGGCCCACTTGGGGTATCCTCCGCCTTTGCCTCGACCAACTGCGCCGACCGCAGCAACGCGGCCGACAACTCTTCGCGGGACCGGCCGCCGGTCCCGGAGCGGAGCGCCGTTGCGGCATCTCCCGGCAAAGCCGCCTGGCTTGAGGACTCACCTGCCTCGGGCGTCTTGGTCCGGTTCAGTTCGGCGATCCGGTCCATCTCGGCACGCAGCAGTGCCTCGTAAATCTTACTCATGGGTTGTGCTTGCTCTCTTGGCGGGGCTGGGGGCTGCGCAATCATCGAACACCATC contains:
- a CDS encoding O-antigen ligase family protein codes for the protein MGTGLGHYIPIVAYLGFWIMCIVSLTGRPVLGMYYVMPFLPYRTMRFHFEDYPLASQTVTLLVVCVILGAFFKGKRLPPSALYPVWILFVVYLYVSMWLGGIMGNAPLPLWLNDANLVTWKDYLILPMVLFAASMVLEDRKQIRTALIVVAISTALVDRSALLESLSHSWAVFDENKRTSGPIAYGPNQLAAFLTQFAMFFWAFARVLKRFKTKFWFYVLTGFTLITMLYAFSRAAYIATLVAIGALALLKDRKLLVVLVVFLVTWQTVVPTAVSERVNMTHDANGQLEASAQERVDLWTQSRDMFMKNPVTGIGFGSFQFGEHTDNLKDTHNYYVKVLVETGLIGFLIFAAMLFIMFSASWKLFRTAKLAKDPLYEALGLGMLLLLTSALVLNGFGDRWSYVEINGLMWVVMGATLRAQVLVNELNGAPSGQRKKLGPPRKFATAVPGPPRLVPQTR
- a CDS encoding winged helix-turn-helix domain-containing protein, with amino-acid sequence MPVLQPQTTIRFGIFELDVQARELYRNGVRIRLAPQPLDLLIALLEQPGAVLTREVLQQRLWPPGTFVDYEHGLNKSVRKLREALGDSADSPRYIETVQRSGYRFIAPVIQPDAPTPAAPPDPSPTQAPPSTPASADTTAKPTGADRPTRRYQRYAAYAFLLLLAVATATIAVPRLIGSHSRNTAVPGHDPRAQEAYLHGQYLWFGGHPFAASDYFKRAIEIEPDYGAAWAGMSMYYGATLVNGRIDPTAALGLQQDAAAKALRFAPNLAEVHLAQCGSLFLNTWQYQVANPECERARQLDPANAEIYHFQSKMLAAIHREQDAVEMQRTASRLDSLSKPWAMSQALLQARRYDEAFAEGRARLEAFPHDPRLLYNLALISLYRGNPTQYADFLEQSYRSDGDEASAAQISDAYRSSGVSGIARWKLERLQQQSRTGYVSAFRLATAYMAVGDREQALTQLTIAVHQHAPDLLWIRCYPEFDALGSDPRYQAIARQLPSR
- a CDS encoding glycosyltransferase family 47 protein — translated: MATPHSLKVLLSSYPDPEAEKVRANLLRVYDLSDRRHSLVERPEDADLILIGGIGNESSQDRYVRETLHHPLISRFPGKCFTVSYRDKPLLLNRGVYESALESRWNTGRCVTGSYALSGHYNPAIQSAENIPKDLLFSFVGRMSHPVRRQLMAMRFQREDIFLEDTSTFNYWACSEEVRQDREQQFSRVLARSRFCLCPRGVGAGSIRLFEAMRSGVAPIVIADRWIWPEGLPWEKFSIRVAESHLHHLERIVAEREDDFARMGAMARLCWEETFADDTYFEYLVSRCADLRKNQVLPEALYWSLRHLYVAYTEYCPRLRSYARVAIARVSARRS
- a CDS encoding nucleotide sugar dehydrogenase; amino-acid sequence: MSATRVSSLSAPRLERLKNRSAAIGIIGLGYVGLPLSMLLAEAGFKVTGFDIDQKKVDSLMAGKSYIFRIPSEEIESIRSKGFTATADFSKLTDMDAIILCVPTPLNEHHEPDMSYIVDTAKMIAPWLQAGQLVALESTTYPGTTEEVLIPLLEAGNKQGLKVQGPEGEPAESGVFYVAFSPEREDPGNTTTARHNIPKVVGGHEPIAAELAATLYEGIFTRAVRVSTTQAAEMTKLLENIYRCVNIALVNEMKVLALRMGIDIWEVIDAAATKPFGFQAFYPGPGLGGHCIPIDPFYLSWKAKEFGFHTRFIELAGEVNEAMPEFVVAQVAKALNKHKKPLNGAKVLMLGMSYKKDIDDLRESPSLTLIELLRDEGAEVVYNDPYHPTVGRGRKYNLNMTSTPLENLGQYDCVLIATDHTDYDYARIVKESQLVVDSRNATKGIQADNLVRC
- a CDS encoding tyrosine-protein kinase family protein — encoded protein: MSKIYEALLRAEMDRIAELNRTKTPEAGESSSQAALPGDAATALRSGTGGRSREELSAALLRSAQLVEAKAEDTPSGPRVRKLVWEPDVKLLPALEPRGALVEQIRVLRSRLYELRLDHPLKTVLITSGVPGEGKSFIASNLALGFARFRNQRVLLIDGDMRRGRLHSILGADQGPGLTDYLTGQTSLDDVLQQMQLPDSGPLNRSFASLSFLPSGSDADNAADLSGNGRFEGLLRSLYDHFDWIIIDSSPVTLVADGVNLARACDGVVLVTRAGQTKYEVAQRAQQELRASKIVGVVLNAVEDAPQVGGYYGYDG
- a CDS encoding alpha/beta hydrolase, encoding MLRCGAVVLLAGMVSGGAIAVAQTSSATPAADTSVILTDGTAQVTRVVPVPGTVSVEAQRSLAKAWPDDPTVQSLEDRRKGTDVWQAGAGKAFEKLYPVQVEAATVAGVPVRMITPKELPTAHANRVLINLHGGGFNSDSGSLTESVPVAALSRTRTIAVLYRLAPEHPFPAALDDAIAVYREVLKTHKPADVGIFGTSAGAILTGEVAVRLKQLHLPEPGALGIFSGFGDWANRGDSEALFGLRGLAGHLDVPKPRTHDEYAGTTDLKDPVLSPIYADLSGMPPTLFITSTRDLLLSGTATLHRAFRRAGDDAELIVFEALPHAFWNDPTLPETREADEAMAQFFEKHLGR
- a CDS encoding TIGR03013 family XrtA/PEP-CTERM system glycosyltransferase, translated to MIRFLNVYLPTRVVALLLGETIVVLGCFLLASQILLGPDMALALVYEDGWLKLAGLTLVIVLLSYYFDLYEPETVSVPFQIFFRMLLVLGFSCFVLAAAMFFWPEIAIRQNLYALGFLLLTPALMLWRRAYVWMVNLPGLRERVYVLGDGEQAQSIVELLRTRRDVGMEVLDWRPLTEEEATRRREVWGAEIKRLLAEKKPLQRIIVALEEARGQMPVDELLQARLHGVRVERVGEVKEQLIGKIQLSGLQPSTMFYGEGFRVKTGVQLTRVLVSGLVAGCILLVFLPFFPLVVLAVRLSSPGPIFFRQTRVGMGGKPFHVYKFRSMRTDAEASGAKWAVKNDPRVTPIGTFLRKTRIDEVPQLWNVLRGDMGLVGPRPERPEFVPYLAENLPFYNLRHLIRPGLTGWAQVRYGYGATLEQAREKLEYDLYYIKHMTLGLDLLVMFETIKTVVRRRGQ
- a CDS encoding SDR family oxidoreductase, translated to MARYLITGIAGFIGSSLAHKLVEQGHEVCGVDNLVTGRLENLADIRSSVEFHQGDIQDGALMRAVCEGADVVLHQAALASVPRSVQDPLTSHNNNINGTVQVLLAARDAKVRRIVYAASSSAYGDQPTQPKVETMAPMPLSPYAVQKLTCEYYIQSFCKVYGMQGVCLRYFNIFGPRQAADSPYSGVIAQFIYKMMAGVTPTINGDGSVSRDFTFVANAVQANLLAATAPDSVATGRVFNVGTGHSHTLNDLYHGLAEILGFPHPPQYGPVRTGDVQHSLADITRGREELGYKPMEDFRAGLEQTVAWYKEEAAKQQDQLASA